The following proteins are encoded in a genomic region of Methanoculleus bourgensis MS2:
- a CDS encoding META domain-containing protein yields MAPNRRMNRNILAGASLLVIVVACIVTAGCTAGTSTPGTVVGLTGVSWSLDSYLAENNTLVPALPGSEVSARFGDEGKVVGSAGCNQYGADYNLNSTALSVSPPISTKMYCGEPGVMEQEARFLELLGSAAGCRVVNDRLAITDASGATVLTFVKEAPAALAGTSWTLASLVGEDGAMVPVLTGTTVTAAFGADGNLGGSAGCNHYGANYTLKDANLTIEPAVRTEMYCAEPPGIMEQEDRYLALLANVSSCRMEDDRLFLSDQNGTDLLVFDRAVQKPNLPLTGTDWVLEGYSTGGDAVSSVIAGTTITATFSPDGNITGNAGCNHYGGQYLLNGTNLSVSSLFSTLMYCEKPEGVMEQEARYLGLLENVISYQVEGDRLVLLDAAGTDLLFFVQAEEVPAAPLTGTLWTLESYSLEGDVVSSVIAGTTVTAEFAPDGNVTGSAGCNRYFAAYEVSGKTMTIGPAGSTKMYCSEPEGIMEQEARYLSLLESVAGCRIDGDRLDLLDEAGKTLLSYRAESVDQP; encoded by the coding sequence ATGGCACCGAACAGAAGAATGAACAGGAACATCCTTGCGGGGGCGTCATTGCTCGTCATCGTTGTGGCATGCATCGTCACCGCAGGATGCACGGCTGGTACGTCGACGCCCGGCACGGTCGTCGGGCTCACCGGGGTCTCCTGGTCCCTGGACTCCTACCTCGCCGAGAACAACACGCTCGTCCCGGCCCTGCCGGGTTCTGAGGTCTCAGCCCGGTTCGGCGACGAGGGAAAGGTCGTAGGATCCGCCGGGTGCAACCAGTATGGCGCAGACTACAACCTCAACAGCACGGCTCTCTCGGTCTCGCCGCCCATCAGCACAAAGATGTACTGCGGAGAGCCGGGCGTCATGGAGCAGGAGGCAAGATTCCTTGAACTTCTCGGCTCGGCGGCCGGATGTCGGGTTGTGAATGACCGGCTGGCAATCACCGACGCCTCCGGCGCCACGGTGCTCACCTTCGTGAAGGAAGCGCCCGCAGCGCTCGCTGGAACATCCTGGACGCTTGCAAGCCTCGTCGGTGAGGACGGCGCCATGGTCCCGGTCCTCACCGGCACGACGGTCACGGCGGCCTTCGGCGCTGACGGCAATCTCGGCGGGTCGGCCGGGTGCAACCACTACGGCGCGAACTACACGTTGAAAGACGCAAACCTCACCATCGAGCCTGCGGTCAGGACCGAGATGTACTGCGCCGAGCCGCCCGGCATTATGGAGCAGGAGGACCGCTATCTTGCGCTCCTCGCGAACGTCTCCTCCTGCCGGATGGAGGACGACCGGCTGTTCCTCTCTGACCAGAACGGTACCGACCTGCTGGTCTTTGACCGGGCCGTCCAGAAGCCCAACCTCCCGCTCACCGGGACCGACTGGGTGCTCGAGGGTTACAGCACCGGGGGAGATGCAGTCTCCTCGGTCATCGCAGGCACGACCATCACCGCGACGTTCTCCCCTGACGGGAACATCACCGGGAACGCTGGGTGCAACCACTACGGCGGCCAGTACCTCCTCAACGGCACGAACCTCTCGGTTTCCTCGCTCTTCAGCACCCTGATGTACTGCGAGAAGCCGGAGGGCGTCATGGAGCAGGAGGCACGGTACCTGGGTCTCCTTGAAAACGTCATATCCTATCAGGTTGAGGGAGACCGCCTGGTCCTCCTGGACGCGGCAGGCACCGATCTCCTCTTCTTCGTGCAGGCAGAGGAGGTGCCGGCGGCACCCCTCACCGGGACCCTGTGGACGCTTGAGTCCTACAGCCTTGAAGGAGATGTGGTCTCCTCGGTGATCGCCGGCACGACGGTCACAGCGGAGTTTGCACCTGACGGGAACGTCACCGGCAGCGCCGGGTGCAACCGCTACTTTGCCGCATACGAGGTCTCGGGGAAGACGATGACCATAGGGCCGGCCGGTTCGACAAAGATGTACTGCAGCGAGCCGGAGGGCATCATGGAGCAGGAGGCGCGGTACCTGAGCCTCCTTGAGTCTGTGGCAGGCTGCCGCATCGATGGTGACCGGCTCGACCTCCTCGATGAGGCAGGGAAGACGCTGCTCTCCTACCGGGCAGAGAGTGTGGATCAGCCCTGA
- a CDS encoding tetratricopeptide repeat protein has protein sequence MGRSRKKSDDWLNEAVTLLENGDYSGALSILNKSLELNPMSADAWNNKGFVLDELGRSEEALQCYDQVLKLRPDDAGAWNSRGLALCALDRFEEALQCYDQVLELRPDDADAWNNMGAVLDELDRFEEALQCYDRVLKLDPDDMAAWHNKSVTLDKLGRSEEAARCYSRALELCAAGKLDYRQG, from the coding sequence ATGGGACGTTCCAGGAAAAAATCCGATGACTGGCTGAATGAGGCTGTTACGTTGCTGGAGAACGGAGATTATTCAGGGGCACTCAGCATATTGAATAAATCACTTGAACTCAACCCGATGAGTGCAGACGCATGGAACAACAAAGGTTTCGTGCTCGATGAACTCGGCCGTTCTGAAGAAGCGCTCCAATGCTACGACCAGGTGCTCAAACTCAGGCCAGATGATGCAGGCGCATGGAACAGCAGGGGTCTCGCTCTCTGTGCCCTCGACCGTTTTGAAGAGGCGCTCCAATGTTACGACCAGGTGCTCGAACTCAGGCCAGATGATGCAGACGCATGGAACAATATGGGTGCCGTGCTCGATGAACTCGACCGTTTTGAAGAAGCGCTCCAATGTTACGACCGGGTGCTCAAACTCGATCCAGATGATATGGCGGCATGGCACAATAAAAGTGTCACGCTCGATAAATTAGGCCGTTCTGAGGAAGCGGCCCGATGTTACAGCCGGGCGCTCGAACTCTGTGCAGCCGGGAAACTGGATTATAGGCAGGGTTGA